One segment of Stenotrophomonas sp. SAU14A_NAIMI4_8 DNA contains the following:
- a CDS encoding phosphatase PAP2/dual specificity phosphatase family protein, with protein MAPTTRPWRRALLWLVLLGPFFFASYGFANWMAGRQPDVPVLAFAWETHIPFVAWTIVPYWSIDLFYAISLFLCRQRLELDRHALRLFSAQLIAVSCFLLWPLRFSFQRPEIDGVFGWLFDVLLGFDKPFNQAPSLHIVLLIVLWVKFAQYLHGAWRWVLHGWALLIGISVLTTFQHHFIDVPTGLLVGWLCVWLWPDQGVPPLRAWRTARDPKRWRLALLYLLGAAVVLLPVLQWHGTALWLLWPVVSLLLVALAYAGLGTAVFQKRADGRLTMAARWLLAPYLAAAWINSRLWTRRAPQPVQVADGVWLGRLPSGRLPAPLQGVVDTCAELSCRAPGAVYAGVPMLDLVVPSAAQLRAAAAAIERLHAQGPLLVCCALGYSRSAASVATWLLCSGRAGDAAQAVAQVRQARPSIVLHDVHLLAIAAAAAQETTV; from the coding sequence GTGGCCCCCACGACGCGCCCCTGGCGGCGCGCCCTGTTGTGGCTGGTGCTGCTGGGGCCGTTCTTCTTCGCCAGCTACGGCTTTGCGAACTGGATGGCCGGTCGCCAGCCGGACGTGCCGGTGCTCGCCTTCGCTTGGGAAACCCACATTCCATTCGTGGCCTGGACCATCGTGCCGTACTGGTCCATCGATCTGTTCTATGCCATTTCGCTGTTCCTGTGCCGGCAGCGGCTGGAACTGGACCGGCACGCGTTGCGCTTGTTCAGTGCGCAGCTGATCGCGGTGAGCTGCTTCCTGCTGTGGCCATTACGCTTCAGTTTCCAGCGGCCGGAGATCGACGGCGTCTTCGGCTGGCTGTTCGATGTGCTGCTGGGTTTCGACAAGCCGTTCAACCAGGCGCCATCGCTGCACATCGTGCTGCTGATCGTGCTGTGGGTGAAGTTCGCCCAGTACCTGCACGGCGCGTGGCGCTGGGTGCTGCATGGGTGGGCGCTGCTGATCGGCATATCGGTGCTGACCACCTTCCAGCACCACTTCATCGATGTACCCACCGGGCTGCTGGTGGGCTGGCTGTGCGTGTGGCTGTGGCCCGACCAGGGTGTGCCACCGCTGCGCGCATGGCGCACCGCGCGCGACCCGAAGCGCTGGCGCCTGGCGCTGCTGTACCTGCTGGGGGCGGCCGTGGTGTTGCTGCCGGTGCTGCAGTGGCACGGCACAGCGCTGTGGCTGCTGTGGCCGGTGGTGTCGCTGCTGCTGGTGGCGCTGGCGTATGCGGGGTTGGGCACGGCGGTGTTCCAGAAGCGCGCCGATGGCCGGCTGACCATGGCCGCACGCTGGCTGCTGGCGCCGTACCTGGCCGCTGCATGGATCAATTCACGGCTGTGGACACGGCGTGCGCCGCAGCCGGTGCAGGTGGCCGACGGTGTGTGGCTGGGGCGCCTGCCCAGCGGCCGCTTGCCGGCGCCGCTGCAGGGCGTGGTCGATACCTGTGCCGAACTGTCCTGCCGCGCCCCGGGCGCGGTCTATGCCGGGGTGCCGATGCTGGACCTGGTGGTGCCCAGCGCTGCCCAGCTGCGCGCCGCTGCCGCCGCGATCGAGCGCCTGCATGCGCAGGGGCCGCTGCTGGTGTGTTGCGCGCTGGGCTATTCGCGCAGTGCCGCCAGCGTGGCGACGTGGCTGCTGTGCAGTGGCCGCGCTGGCGATGCCGCGCAGGCGGTGGCGCAGGTGCGCCAGGCACGGCCGTCCATCGTGCTGCACGACGTTCACCTGTTGGCGATCGCGGCCGCTGCCGCACAGGAGACCACCGTATGA
- a CDS encoding phosphatidate cytidylyltransferase, which yields MSFLIDVSGDLATQSVGQQTGLLFGGIGAVLVLATVVAETLRWRQRGKPSAVIANLVSRIRAWWVMAIVVGGALLFGRAGVIVLFAIISLFALREFITLAPTRSGDYYALLAAFYIVLPWQYYLVWIDWYGMYTLLIPVYAFLFLPILSTIGGDTTHYLERTAKVQWGLMICVFCISHVPLLLNLQVPGHDPARNVLLFAFLVIVVQSSDVLQYIWGKLLGRHLIAPKLSPSKTVEGFVGGVLSASALGAALWWITPFTPLQAFGLSLLINLMGFWGGLVMSAIKRDRGIKDWGHMIEGHGGMLDRLDSVCFAAPVFFHVVRYYWKAGGG from the coding sequence ATGAGTTTTCTGATCGATGTGTCCGGCGATCTGGCCACGCAGAGCGTGGGCCAGCAGACCGGGCTGCTGTTCGGCGGCATCGGTGCGGTGCTGGTGCTGGCCACGGTGGTGGCCGAGACCCTGCGCTGGCGCCAGCGCGGCAAACCCAGCGCGGTCATCGCCAACCTGGTCTCGCGCATCCGCGCGTGGTGGGTGATGGCGATCGTGGTGGGTGGCGCGCTGTTGTTCGGCCGCGCCGGGGTGATCGTGCTGTTCGCGATCATTTCGCTGTTCGCGCTGCGCGAGTTCATCACCCTGGCACCCACCCGGTCGGGTGATTACTACGCGTTGCTGGCGGCGTTCTACATCGTGCTGCCATGGCAGTACTACCTGGTGTGGATCGACTGGTACGGCATGTACACCCTGCTGATTCCGGTCTACGCGTTCCTGTTCCTGCCCATCCTGTCGACCATCGGCGGCGATACCACCCACTACCTAGAGCGCACGGCCAAGGTGCAGTGGGGACTGATGATCTGCGTGTTCTGCATTTCGCACGTGCCGCTGCTGCTGAACCTGCAGGTGCCGGGCCACGACCCGGCGCGCAACGTGCTGTTGTTTGCCTTCCTGGTGATCGTGGTGCAGTCGTCCGATGTGCTGCAGTACATCTGGGGCAAGCTGCTGGGCCGGCACCTGATCGCACCGAAGCTGTCGCCGTCGAAGACGGTGGAAGGGTTCGTGGGCGGGGTGCTGAGCGCCAGCGCGCTGGGTGCGGCGCTGTGGTGGATCACCCCGTTCACGCCGCTGCAGGCGTTCGGGCTGTCCCTGCTGATCAACCTGATGGGGTTCTGGGGCGGCCTGGTGATGTCGGCCATCAAGCGCGACCGCGGCATCAAGGACTGGGGGCACATGATCGAAGGCCATGGCGGCATGCTCGATCGGCTGGATTCAGTGTGCTTCGCCGCGCCGGTGTTCTTCCATGTGGTGCGGTATTACTGGAAGGCGGGCGGGGGCTGA
- a CDS encoding DUF3426 domain-containing protein, with product MSEPNPPRRPLATFLRTAPGADAAPVDATGHAAPQLLQEGEAAEDDQDTAPSLAPIEVPTAHADADADRAESDTVDAAVASEAPSFLDLRPRARPSPRWHWALVAGLALLLLLQSVLADRARLAADAGHRPWISALCGVLRCSLPAWREPTAFTMTSREIRPLPGQAGVLQVQASIRNDARWAQAWPDLRLSLSDADGRLIGSGVFTPAQYLGEAPAATLEPGQSARVAFRVQEPAASTVAFTFEFL from the coding sequence ATGTCCGAGCCGAACCCGCCGCGTCGCCCGCTGGCCACCTTCCTGCGCACTGCGCCGGGAGCCGACGCCGCACCTGTCGACGCCACCGGCCACGCCGCCCCGCAGCTGCTGCAGGAAGGCGAGGCCGCGGAGGACGATCAGGACACCGCGCCGTCGCTCGCCCCGATCGAGGTACCCACCGCACATGCCGATGCCGATGCCGACCGTGCCGAAAGCGACACGGTCGATGCGGCCGTGGCCAGCGAGGCCCCCAGCTTCCTGGACCTGCGCCCGCGCGCGCGACCGTCACCGCGCTGGCACTGGGCACTGGTTGCAGGACTGGCACTGTTGCTGCTGCTGCAGAGCGTGCTGGCCGATCGCGCGCGCCTGGCCGCCGATGCCGGCCATCGGCCCTGGATCAGCGCGCTGTGCGGTGTGCTTCGCTGCAGCCTGCCGGCTTGGCGCGAACCCACGGCGTTCACCATGACCAGCCGCGAGATCCGCCCCCTGCCGGGGCAGGCAGGTGTGCTGCAGGTGCAGGCCAGCATCCGCAACGATGCGCGCTGGGCACAGGCCTGGCCGGACCTGCGCCTGTCGTTGTCCGATGCCGATGGCCGCCTGATCGGCAGCGGGGTGTTTACCCCGGCGCAGTACCTGGGTGAGGCCCCGGCGGCCACGCTGGAGCCCGGGCAGAGCGCGCGGGTCGCGTTCCGCGTGCAGGAGCCGGCGGCCTCCACCGTCGCATTCACCTTCGAGTTCCTCTGA
- a CDS encoding lysophospholipid acyltransferase family protein: MFASVIARACSGAIHVLTGARALWIGCAPSSDHRVYYGNHASHGDFVLIWSSMPPALRRQVRPVAAAEYWQRDGLRRYLIDAVFNGVLVEREAARRQQDPLQVLRDAVDEGCSLILFPEGTRNTGEEPLLPFKSGIYHLARQRPELEFVPVWIDNLKRVMPKGRFLPLPLLCTATFGAPLRLQAEEDKAAFLARSRQALLDLAPNGGRA; this comes from the coding sequence ATGTTCGCAAGCGTGATTGCCCGTGCCTGCAGTGGCGCCATCCATGTGCTGACCGGTGCGCGCGCGCTGTGGATCGGCTGCGCGCCCTCCAGCGACCACCGCGTGTACTATGGCAACCATGCCAGCCACGGCGACTTCGTGCTGATCTGGTCGTCGATGCCACCCGCGTTGCGCCGCCAGGTGCGGCCGGTGGCCGCGGCCGAGTACTGGCAGCGCGATGGCCTGCGCCGCTACCTGATCGATGCGGTATTCAACGGCGTGCTGGTGGAACGCGAAGCGGCGCGCCGCCAGCAGGATCCCCTGCAGGTACTGCGCGATGCGGTGGATGAAGGCTGCTCGCTGATCCTGTTCCCGGAAGGCACGCGCAACACCGGTGAGGAGCCGCTGCTGCCGTTCAAGAGTGGCATCTACCATCTGGCGCGGCAGCGCCCGGAACTGGAGTTCGTACCAGTGTGGATCGACAACCTGAAGCGGGTGATGCCCAAGGGCCGCTTCCTACCGCTGCCATTGCTGTGCACCGCAACCTTCGGCGCACCGCTGCGCCTGCAGGCCGAAGAGGACAAAGCGGCGTTCCTGGCGCGCAGCCGGCAGGCACTGCTTGACCTGGCGCCGAACGGGGGCCGCGCATGA
- the fis gene encoding DNA-binding transcriptional regulator Fis, whose amino-acid sequence MNAVLTRPDTSRGAARPPLREHVAQSVRRYLRDLDGCDADDVYEIVLREMEIPLFVEVLNHCEGNQSRAAAMLGIHRATLRKKLKEYGISA is encoded by the coding sequence TTGAACGCTGTCCTCACTCGTCCTGACACCAGTCGTGGCGCTGCCCGGCCACCGCTGCGCGAACACGTAGCCCAGTCCGTGCGCCGCTACCTGCGCGACCTTGATGGCTGCGATGCGGACGATGTGTACGAGATCGTGCTGCGCGAGATGGAGATTCCGCTGTTCGTGGAAGTGCTCAACCACTGCGAAGGCAACCAGAGCCGCGCCGCGGCCATGCTGGGCATCCACCGCGCCACCCTGCGCAAGAAGCTGAAGGAATACGGCATCAGCGCGTAA